One genomic segment of Erpetoichthys calabaricus chromosome 7, fErpCal1.3, whole genome shotgun sequence includes these proteins:
- the plk2b gene encoding serine/threonine-protein kinase PLK2b → MDILRTITYQPTGHNKMCEQTLNKPCEFRRKRSEDPTHAAPEMSRIITDPTTGKCYCRGKVLGKGGFAKCYELTDLSTNKVYAAKIIPHSRVAKPHQREKIDREIELHRALHHRHIVHFYHHFEDKENIYILLEYCSRRSLAHILKARKVLTEPEVRYYLRQIVSGLKYLHEQEILHRDLKLGNFFINDTMDLKVGDFGLAAKLEPLENRRRTICGTPNYLSPEVLNKQGHGCESDVWALGCVMYTMLLGRPPFETTNLKETYRCIREARYTVPSSLSVHARQLVASMLSKNPEDRPSLDEIVRHDFFTQGFTPERLPPSCCHSAPDFHLSSPAKNFFKKAAAALFGGKKEKAKYYDNLGKFAKDDEEIYKLRHDLKKTSISQQSQKLKTEDESKPPATIEGKPGVLVKENSQQIRDTIRMIVRGTLGSCSSSSECLEDSTMGCVADGVGRVLRGCLESMPEADAFPKEQMNSSFQWVTKWVDYSNKYGFGYQLSDHTVGVLFNNGTHMSLLSDKKTVHYYAELGQCSVFSTAEAPEQFINQVTILKYFAHYMEENLMDGGDLPSIMDKSKPRLYLLQWLKSDRALMMLFNDGTFQVNFYHDHTKIIICNQNEEYLLTYINEDRISTTFRLATLLASGCSVDLRNRMEYALNMLLQRCN, encoded by the exons ATGGATATTCTGAGGACTATTACTTATCAACCTACTGGTCATAATAAAATGTGCGAACAGACGCTCAACAAACCCTGCGAATTCAGGCGTAAAAGGTCGGAGGATCCCACGCACGCGGCCCCAGAGATGTCACGGATTATAACAGATCCCACAACTGGAAAATGCTATTGCCgtggaaaagttttgggaaag ggTGGTTTTGCGAAATGCTACGAACTGACAGATTTGTCTACAAATAAAGTATATGCCGCTAAAATCATTCCCCACTCTAGGGTTGCCAAGCCTCACCAGCGAGAAAAG attGATCGAGAGATCGAATTGCATCGAGCTTTGCACCACAGGCATATCGTCCATTTCTACCATCATTTCGAAGACAAAGAAAATATCTACATCCTTTTGGAATATTGCAGCCGCAGG tctttgGCGCATATACTGAAAGCACGGAAAGTCTTGACTGAACCTGAAGTGCGATACTACCTCCGACAAATAGTCTCTGGATTAAAGTACCTGCATGAACAAGAAATTCTGCACAGAGATCTGAAATTAG GTAATTTTTTCATTAATGACACAATGGATCTTAAAGTTGGAGATTTTGGACTGGCAGCAAAGCTGGAGCCACTAGAGAACAGAAGAAG aACAATCTGTGGAACCCCAAATTATCTGTCACCTGAAGTCTTAAACAAACAAGGACATGGCTGTGAATCTGATGTCTGGGCTTTAGGATGTGTGAT GTACACTATGCTGCTTGGGAGGCCTCCATTTGAAACCACTAACTTAAAGGAAACCTACAGGTGCATAAGAGAAGCCCGCTATACAGTTCCCTCCTCCCTTTCTGTCCATGCCAGACAACTAGTTGCTAGCATGTTGTCGAAAAATCCTGAAGATCGCCCTAGCTTAGACGAAATTGTTCGACATGACTTTTTCACCCAG GGATTTACACCAGAAAGGCTTCCACCAAGTTGCTGTCACAGTGCTCCAGATTTCCACTTATCAAGTCCAGCTAAAAATTTCTTTAAGAAGGCAGCTGCAGCTTTATTTGGGGGCAAAAAGGAGAAAGCAAAGTACTATGATAATCTTG GTAAATTTGCCAAAGATGACGAAGAAATCTACAAGTTGCGACATGATCTAAAGAAGACCAGTATTAGCCAACAATCCCAAAAGCTCAAAACTGAAGAT GAAAGCAAGCCACCAGCTACTATAGAGGGGAAACCAGGAGTTTTGGTAAAAGAAAACAGTCAACAAATTAGAGACACAATTCGAATGATTGTCAGGGGAACTCTTGGGagctgcagcagcagcagtgagT GTCTAGAAGACAGTACAATGggttgtgttgctgatggtgttgGTAGAGTGTTAAGAGGCTGCCTTGAAAGTATGCCTGAAG ctGATGCCTTTCCAAAGGAACAGATGAACAGCTCATTCCAGTGGGTCACCAAATGGGTTGATTACTCAAATAAATATGGCTTTGGATACCAGCTATCAGATCATACAGTTGGTGTTCTCTTCAACAATGGGACACACATGAGTCTATTGTCAGATAAAAA gaCCGTCCATTACTATGCAGAACTTGGCCAATGTTCAGTGTTTTCTACTGCAGAAGCACCTGAGCAGTTCATCAATCAAGTCACAATTCTGAAATACTTTGCACACTACATGGAGGAGAACTTAATGGAT GGTGGTGACTTGCCGAGCATTATGGATAAAAGCAAGCCCCGGCTTTATTTGCTCCAGTGGTTGAAGTCTGACCGTGCATTGATGATGTTGTTTAATGATGGCACATTTCAG GTCAACTTCTATCATGATCACACAAAGATCATTATCTGCAATCAAAATGAGGAGTATCTGCTAACTTACATCAATGAAGATCGTATTTCCACCACTTTCCGTCTGGCCACACTTCTTGCATCTGGTTGTTCAGTAGATCTACGTAACAGAATGGAGTATGCCTTAAACATGTTGTTGCAAAGGTGTAATTAA